The following proteins are encoded in a genomic region of Streptomyces lunaelactis:
- a CDS encoding ADP-ribosylglycohydrolase family protein → MTADSLRDRRFERALDSLRGLSVGDALGSQFFVPSNYPLLKRRELPPGTWQWTDDTEMACSVLAVLADHGRVDQDALARSFAEHHDFDRGYGPAVNRMLRLIREGGDWRELAAALFNGQGSWGNGSAMRIAPLGAWYASDPEQATHQAEISSYTTHQHREAVVGAMAVAAAAALAADPAGPPGPSDLLDGVIALVPRSAVGAGLRRARDMLDYSDAGTVAAVLGCGRRTSAHDTVPFALWSAARSLGDFERAFWTTAQVGGDVDTTCAIACGVVAAGKSGQPPADWLEQTEALPQWVPGQSR, encoded by the coding sequence ATGACCGCTGATTCCCTTCGCGACCGGCGCTTCGAACGCGCCCTGGACAGCCTGCGCGGACTGTCCGTGGGAGACGCCCTGGGCTCCCAGTTCTTCGTACCCTCGAACTATCCACTGCTGAAGCGGCGCGAGCTGCCGCCCGGTACCTGGCAGTGGACCGACGACACCGAGATGGCCTGCTCGGTACTGGCCGTGCTCGCCGACCACGGCCGCGTGGACCAGGACGCACTCGCCCGCTCCTTCGCCGAGCACCATGACTTCGACCGTGGCTACGGGCCTGCGGTGAACCGGATGCTCCGGCTGATCAGGGAGGGTGGCGACTGGCGCGAGCTGGCCGCCGCACTCTTCAACGGTCAGGGCTCGTGGGGCAACGGCTCCGCCATGCGTATCGCGCCGCTCGGCGCCTGGTACGCCTCCGACCCTGAGCAGGCGACCCACCAGGCCGAGATCTCCTCGTACACCACGCACCAGCACCGCGAGGCCGTGGTCGGCGCCATGGCCGTGGCGGCGGCCGCCGCACTCGCCGCGGATCCGGCCGGACCCCCCGGGCCCTCGGATCTGCTCGACGGGGTCATCGCGCTCGTACCGCGCAGCGCGGTGGGCGCCGGTCTGCGCCGGGCGCGCGACATGCTCGACTACAGCGATGCCGGCACCGTCGCCGCCGTACTGGGCTGTGGTCGGCGCACCAGCGCGCACGACACGGTGCCGTTCGCACTGTGGTCGGCGGCCCGCTCGCTCGGCGACTTCGAGCGGGCCTTCTGGACGACCGCCCAGGTGGGCGGCGATGTCGACACCACCTGTGCCATCGCCTGCGGAGTGGTCGCCGCGGGCAAGTCGGGACAGCCGCCCGCCGACTGGCTGGAGCAGACCGAAGCCCTTCCGCAGTGGGTGCCCGGCCAGTCCCGCTGA
- a CDS encoding DUF4153 domain-containing protein produces MPDVRSTPPSASEPDPGNTPRVPVTEPKRVPADPYKPPPHWQQWQTTEPAAWLARVRPDPPAGIRAATLWSVLATALLSALLLGDGLGLNLLIVSVPAALAAYFAARTAGRRLRPWTLVWAVGGLVLLAVPALRDAGWPTFLAIVGALAAGSLALHGGRTWPGVLLGSLGLLDSIGSGVAWGVRGLRERADTSRGRWGPVVRTTAVAAVLLVVFGALFAGADAAFADLLGGLIPDVSVEDGPWRLLLFLLGLIGALAAAHTAAAPVRWDRLGVRPGRARGRWEWALPLVVLNLLFAAFIAVQLAVLFGGYDKVLKETGLTYAEYARQGFWQLLWATLLTLLVIALALRWAPRGDGRDRTLVRAVLGALCVLTLVVVASALRRMDLYVDAYGLTRLRVSVAAMELWLGLVILLILAAGAFGAKWLPRAVAASAAAAVLVFGLLSPDGMVAERNVQRYERTGKIDIGYFQELSADAVPALDTLPEPLRSCALGGLARELEDMDKPWYATSWGERRARQILAERKVDTFRYACADQGLQGGERDQYDGDAEFEEDGEIGP; encoded by the coding sequence GTGCCAGACGTACGCTCCACGCCGCCGTCGGCTTCCGAGCCCGATCCGGGCAACACGCCGCGGGTCCCGGTCACGGAGCCGAAGCGGGTGCCGGCCGATCCGTACAAGCCGCCGCCGCACTGGCAGCAGTGGCAGACCACCGAGCCGGCGGCCTGGCTCGCACGGGTACGCCCGGACCCACCGGCCGGGATCCGGGCCGCCACGCTGTGGTCGGTCCTGGCCACCGCACTGCTCAGCGCCCTTCTGCTGGGCGACGGACTCGGCCTCAACCTGCTGATCGTGTCGGTTCCCGCGGCCCTCGCCGCGTACTTCGCCGCCCGGACCGCCGGCCGCCGCCTCCGTCCATGGACGCTCGTATGGGCGGTCGGCGGGCTTGTGCTGCTGGCCGTTCCAGCGCTGAGGGACGCGGGCTGGCCGACCTTCCTCGCCATCGTCGGCGCGCTCGCCGCCGGATCCCTCGCCCTGCACGGCGGCCGCACCTGGCCGGGCGTACTCCTGGGCTCGCTGGGACTGCTGGACTCGATCGGCTCCGGCGTGGCGTGGGGGGTGCGGGGACTGCGCGAGCGCGCGGACACCTCGCGCGGCCGCTGGGGGCCGGTTGTACGTACGACAGCGGTGGCCGCGGTGCTCCTCGTCGTCTTCGGTGCGCTCTTCGCGGGCGCCGACGCGGCCTTCGCCGATCTGCTCGGCGGACTGATACCGGATGTTTCGGTGGAGGACGGCCCCTGGCGCCTGCTCCTCTTCCTCCTCGGCCTGATCGGAGCGCTCGCGGCCGCACACACCGCCGCGGCTCCGGTGCGCTGGGACCGACTCGGCGTGCGTCCCGGCCGGGCCCGGGGCCGCTGGGAGTGGGCGCTGCCGCTCGTCGTGCTCAATCTGCTCTTCGCGGCCTTCATCGCCGTCCAGCTCGCCGTTCTCTTCGGCGGCTACGACAAGGTGCTGAAGGAAACCGGACTGACGTACGCCGAGTACGCACGTCAGGGCTTCTGGCAGCTGCTCTGGGCCACCCTGCTCACGCTGTTGGTGATCGCGCTCGCGTTGCGCTGGGCCCCGCGCGGCGATGGCCGCGACCGCACACTGGTCCGCGCGGTCCTCGGCGCCCTGTGCGTGCTCACGCTCGTCGTGGTCGCCTCTGCGCTGCGCAGGATGGATCTTTACGTCGACGCGTACGGGCTGACGCGGCTAAGGGTTTCGGTGGCCGCGATGGAGCTGTGGCTCGGCCTGGTGATCCTCCTGATCCTGGCAGCCGGTGCTTTCGGCGCGAAGTGGCTGCCGCGCGCAGTCGCCGCGAGTGCGGCGGCCGCCGTTCTCGTTTTCGGCCTGCTCTCCCCGGACGGGATGGTCGCGGAGCGCAACGTGCAGCGCTACGAGCGCACCGGAAAGATCGACATCGGGTACTTCCAGGAGCTGTCGGCCGATGCCGTACCGGCCCTCGACACGCTGCCGGAACCGCTGCGCTCCTGCGCGCTGGGAGGCTTGGCGCGAGAGCTCGAGGACATGGACAAGCCCTGGTATGCGACCAGTTGGGGCGAGCGGCGGGCGCGGCAGATCCTGGCGGAGCGGAAGGTCGACACCTTCCGGTACGCCTGCGCGGATCAGGGTCTGCAGGGTGGGGAGCGCGATCAGTACGACGGGGACGCGGAGTTCGAAGAGGACGGCGAGATCGGCCCGTAG
- a CDS encoding MFS transporter — MTTSQLTAPSKPGAARRQGRPGIALTVIAALQLMVVLDTTIVNIALPHIQGALEFTTTQLSWVVNAYTLTFGGLLLLGGRAGDILGRRRVFVFGVLLFTFASLLCGVAQEPWQMLAARALQGVGGAIASPTALALITTTFREGPERNRAFGIFAAVSASGAAIGLLAGGMLTEWLNWRWVFYVNLPIGILIAVLAPVFINESERHSGRFDITGALTSTVGMASLVYGFIRASEDGWSDGLTLAAFAAAIVLLTAFVLTERRAKEPITPLRMFADRNRSGTYLIMMSLAAAMFGMFFFIVLFVQNVLGYSPITSGLAFLPVTVMIVTAAGISSKLLPVLGPKPFLVAGAVLTGGGMAWLTALDPGSSYAGGVLGPMLLFGFGMGLVFVTATLTAVSGVAQHESGAASSLLNATQMVGGSLGLSILMTVFSTAGRDEAERQLPSFLADSTPAQKAVFEKTHELPPPWGHQVLAEGIATSFWAGVGLVGLAVLTAVFVLRVRKSDMEALSGSAGAGGPAA, encoded by the coding sequence GTGACAACCTCTCAACTAACAGCTCCAAGCAAACCGGGAGCGGCCCGCAGGCAGGGACGCCCCGGCATCGCCCTCACCGTCATCGCCGCCCTGCAGCTCATGGTGGTCCTCGACACCACGATTGTGAATATTGCGCTCCCTCACATTCAAGGAGCGCTCGAGTTCACCACAACCCAGCTGTCATGGGTGGTCAACGCCTACACCCTCACGTTCGGCGGGCTTCTGCTGCTCGGAGGCCGGGCAGGCGACATTCTCGGCCGCCGTCGGGTGTTCGTCTTCGGTGTGCTGCTCTTCACCTTCGCCTCACTGCTGTGCGGTGTTGCGCAGGAGCCTTGGCAGATGCTCGCGGCACGCGCGCTTCAGGGTGTCGGCGGCGCCATCGCCTCGCCCACGGCGCTCGCGCTCATCACCACGACCTTCCGCGAAGGCCCGGAGCGCAACCGCGCGTTCGGGATCTTCGCCGCGGTCTCGGCCAGCGGCGCGGCCATCGGTCTCCTCGCCGGCGGAATGCTCACCGAGTGGCTGAACTGGCGCTGGGTGTTCTATGTGAACCTGCCGATCGGCATTCTGATCGCCGTCCTCGCGCCGGTCTTCATCAATGAGTCCGAGCGGCACTCCGGCCGGTTCGACATCACGGGCGCGCTGACATCGACCGTGGGCATGGCGTCCCTGGTCTACGGCTTCATCCGGGCATCCGAGGACGGCTGGAGCGACGGGCTCACGCTCGCGGCGTTCGCGGCGGCGATCGTGCTCCTCACGGCCTTCGTACTGACCGAGCGGCGGGCGAAGGAACCGATCACTCCGCTGCGGATGTTCGCCGACCGGAACCGCTCCGGCACGTATCTGATCATGATGAGTCTCGCCGCGGCGATGTTCGGGATGTTCTTCTTCATCGTCCTGTTCGTGCAGAACGTGCTGGGCTACAGCCCCATCACCTCCGGTCTCGCGTTCCTGCCGGTCACGGTCATGATCGTGACCGCGGCCGGAATCTCGTCGAAGCTGCTGCCGGTGCTCGGGCCCAAGCCGTTCCTGGTCGCGGGTGCGGTGCTCACCGGGGGCGGCATGGCCTGGCTCACCGCGCTCGACCCGGGCAGCTCGTACGCGGGCGGGGTGCTGGGCCCGATGCTGCTCTTCGGGTTCGGCATGGGTCTGGTATTCGTGACGGCGACGCTGACGGCGGTATCGGGCGTCGCGCAACACGAATCCGGTGCGGCCTCCAGTCTGCTCAACGCCACACAGATGGTGGGTGGTTCCCTGGGACTGTCGATTCTCATGACCGTCTTCAGCACCGCCGGCCGCGACGAGGCCGAACGGCAGCTGCCTTCGTTCCTTGCGGATTCGACACCTGCCCAGAAGGCGGTCTTCGAGAAGACGCACGAACTGCCGCCCCCGTGGGGGCACCAGGTGCTCGCCGAAGGCATCGCGACATCGTTCTGGGCCGGGGTGGGTCTGGTCGGACTCGCCGTGCTGACCGCGGTGTTCGTCCTCCGGGTCCGCAAGAGCGACATGGAGGCGCTCAGCGGGTCGGCCGGGGCGGGCGGCCCCGCCGCATAG
- a CDS encoding TetR/AcrR family transcriptional regulator: protein MANSRWTAAAETPPVSLRRRGPVLERAILEAALEQLSTVGWSGLTMEGVAAGAQTGKAAVYRRWPSKEDLVADALEAGLPTLDVAADHGSIREDLFQLCRRVRDTMYSRSGFALRSVLYECDTTAAERFHAVIVRGVIEPSTQLFREVVRRGVARGDVRPDATCELVFDVIPGLMMYRSKVCGSEWPDDDIAEMIDQVMVPLLRPRTG, encoded by the coding sequence ATGGCCAATTCGCGCTGGACTGCCGCCGCAGAGACGCCCCCGGTCTCGCTGCGCCGTCGAGGACCTGTGCTGGAACGGGCGATCCTCGAGGCCGCTCTGGAGCAGTTGAGTACGGTCGGCTGGAGCGGGCTCACCATGGAGGGCGTCGCCGCCGGGGCCCAGACCGGGAAGGCCGCCGTCTACCGGCGCTGGCCGTCCAAGGAGGACCTGGTCGCGGACGCGCTGGAGGCCGGGCTGCCGACGCTCGACGTGGCCGCGGACCACGGCAGTATCCGCGAGGACCTCTTTCAGTTGTGCCGGCGGGTGCGGGACACGATGTACTCACGGTCCGGCTTTGCACTCCGCTCCGTGCTTTACGAGTGCGACACCACCGCCGCAGAGCGCTTCCACGCCGTGATCGTGCGCGGGGTGATCGAGCCGTCCACCCAGCTCTTCCGGGAGGTGGTGCGCCGTGGCGTGGCACGTGGCGACGTGCGTCCGGATGCCACCTGTGAGCTGGTCTTCGATGTGATTCCGGGGCTGATGATGTACCGGTCCAAGGTGTGCGGAAGTGAATGGCCGGACGACGACATCGCCGAGATGATCGATCAGGTCATGGTCCCTCTGCTCCGCCCGCGTACCGGCTGA
- a CDS encoding ribonuclease HII, protein MPYEPPTHAVERSIRATTGAKIVAGVDEVGRGAWAGPVTVCAAVTGLRRPPQGLTDSKLITPKRRTEMAGLLEDWVTSHALGHASPEEIDELGMTAALRLAAIRALEALPVRPDAVILDGKHNYLGLPWKVRTVIKGDQSCVAVAAASVIAKVRRDAMMAELQGEFADFGFAANAGYPSPVHKAALEERGPTPYHRLSWSYLDALPQWRHLKKVRVSAEALALESGGQLGFEF, encoded by the coding sequence ATGCCGTACGAACCACCCACCCACGCAGTCGAGCGCTCGATCCGAGCCACCACCGGCGCCAAGATCGTCGCTGGTGTCGACGAGGTCGGACGCGGCGCGTGGGCCGGGCCGGTCACCGTGTGCGCGGCCGTCACCGGACTTCGCAGACCGCCCCAGGGGCTCACCGACTCCAAACTGATCACCCCCAAGCGCCGCACGGAGATGGCCGGGCTGCTGGAGGACTGGGTCACCTCGCACGCCCTCGGGCACGCCTCGCCGGAGGAGATCGACGAACTCGGCATGACCGCAGCGCTGCGGCTGGCCGCCATCCGTGCGCTGGAGGCGCTTCCGGTACGTCCGGACGCCGTCATCCTCGACGGCAAGCACAACTACCTGGGACTGCCCTGGAAGGTCCGTACGGTCATCAAGGGTGACCAGTCCTGCGTGGCCGTCGCGGCCGCATCGGTGATCGCCAAGGTGCGCCGGGACGCGATGATGGCGGAACTGCAGGGAGAATTCGCGGACTTCGGCTTCGCCGCCAACGCCGGCTACCCCTCGCCCGTGCACAAGGCCGCGCTCGAGGAACGGGGACCCACGCCCTACCACCGGCTCTCGTGGTCCTATCTCGACGCGCTGCCCCAGTGGCGGCACCTCAAGAAGGTCCGCGTCTCCGCGGAGGCGCTCGCACTGGAAAGCGGGGGCCAGCTCGGCTTCGAATTCTGA
- a CDS encoding RecQ family ATP-dependent DNA helicase produces the protein MTNPDRADLRASADSVLARLVSDTTGKARLREDQWRAIEALVADKRRALVVQRTGWGKSAVYFVATSLLRERGSGPTVIVSPLLALMRNQVEAAARAGISARTINSSNTEEWDTVQAEVAAGEVDVLLVSPERLNNPDFRDQVLPKLAAATGLLVVDEAHCISDWGHDFRPDYRRLRTMLADLPAGVPVLATTATANARVTADVAEQLGTGAGTDALVLRGALDRESLSLSVLRLPDAANRLAWLADHLGELPGSGIIYTLTVAAAEEVTAYLRQCGHTVASYTGRTENADRQQAEEDLLANRVKALVATSALGMGFDKPDLGFVVHMGSPSSPIAYYQQVGRAGRGVEHAEVLLLPGKEDEAIWQYFASVAFPPEELVRRTLAVLGQADRPLSLPALEPLVELRRTRLETMLKVLDVDGAVRRVKGGWTTTAQPWSYDSERYAWVARQRESEQQAMRDYATSTDCRMEFLRRQLDDDEAAPCGRCDNCSGARFSDKVSGAALDAARGELGRPGADVEPRKMWPTGLAAVGISLKGRIPEAEQSFPGRALGRLSDIGWGNRLRPMLAAQAPDGPVQDDVVKAVVTVLADWAKGPGGWASGAADAPPRPVGVVTVASRGRPQLVGSLGSRIAEVGRMPLLGSVEYAPEAMDTRISRTNSAQRVRALHEAFTVPPELAEALAAADGPVLLVDDLSDSGWTLAVAARLLRRAGARGVFPLVLAIQT, from the coding sequence ATGACCAACCCAGACCGCGCAGACCTCAGGGCCTCGGCCGACTCAGTACTCGCCCGTCTCGTCTCGGACACCACGGGCAAGGCCCGCCTGCGCGAGGACCAGTGGCGGGCGATCGAGGCACTGGTCGCCGACAAGCGCCGGGCGCTGGTCGTGCAGCGGACCGGCTGGGGCAAGTCCGCGGTGTATTTCGTGGCGACCTCGCTGCTGCGGGAGCGCGGCAGCGGCCCGACCGTGATCGTCTCTCCCCTCCTCGCGCTCATGCGCAATCAGGTGGAGGCCGCGGCGCGGGCCGGCATCAGTGCCCGCACCATCAACTCCTCCAACACGGAGGAGTGGGACACGGTCCAGGCCGAGGTGGCCGCGGGCGAGGTGGATGTGCTGCTGGTCAGTCCCGAGCGGCTGAACAACCCCGATTTCCGTGACCAGGTGCTCCCCAAGCTGGCCGCCGCCACCGGACTGCTCGTGGTGGACGAGGCGCACTGCATCTCCGACTGGGGCCATGACTTCCGGCCCGACTACCGGCGGCTGCGCACCATGCTCGCTGACCTGCCGGCCGGCGTCCCGGTGCTCGCCACCACCGCCACGGCCAATGCCCGTGTGACAGCCGACGTCGCCGAGCAGCTGGGCACGGGGGCGGGCACGGACGCCCTCGTCCTGCGCGGCGCGCTGGACCGCGAGAGCCTCAGCCTGAGTGTGCTGCGGCTGCCCGATGCCGCGAACCGTCTGGCCTGGCTCGCCGATCATCTCGGCGAGCTGCCGGGCTCCGGGATCATCTACACCCTCACGGTCGCGGCAGCCGAGGAGGTCACGGCGTATCTGCGCCAGTGCGGGCACACGGTGGCCTCGTACACCGGCCGTACGGAGAACGCCGACCGTCAGCAGGCCGAGGAGGATCTGCTCGCCAACCGCGTCAAGGCCCTGGTCGCCACGTCTGCGCTGGGCATGGGCTTCGACAAGCCCGACCTCGGATTCGTCGTGCACATGGGGTCGCCCTCCTCCCCCATCGCCTACTACCAGCAGGTGGGCCGCGCGGGCCGTGGTGTGGAGCACGCGGAGGTACTGCTGCTGCCGGGCAAGGAGGACGAGGCGATCTGGCAGTACTTCGCCTCGGTCGCCTTCCCGCCGGAGGAGCTGGTCCGGCGCACCCTCGCTGTGCTGGGGCAGGCGGACCGGCCGCTCTCGCTGCCCGCCCTGGAACCACTGGTCGAGCTGCGGCGTACGCGGCTGGAGACGATGCTCAAGGTCCTCGACGTGGACGGCGCGGTGCGCCGGGTGAAGGGCGGCTGGACCACGACCGCGCAGCCCTGGTCCTACGACTCCGAGCGCTACGCCTGGGTCGCGCGGCAACGTGAGTCCGAGCAGCAGGCGATGCGCGACTACGCGACGTCGACCGACTGCCGGATGGAGTTCCTGAGGCGGCAGTTGGACGACGACGAAGCCGCGCCGTGCGGGCGCTGTGACAATTGCTCGGGGGCCCGGTTCAGCGACAAGGTGTCCGGGGCTGCCCTGGATGCCGCTCGCGGGGAGCTGGGCAGGCCGGGTGCGGACGTGGAGCCCCGTAAGATGTGGCCGACCGGGCTGGCGGCTGTGGGCATCAGCCTCAAGGGCCGTATCCCCGAAGCGGAGCAGTCATTCCCGGGACGGGCACTGGGGCGGCTCTCCGACATCGGCTGGGGCAACCGGCTGCGGCCGATGCTGGCGGCGCAGGCCCCCGATGGCCCAGTGCAGGACGATGTGGTGAAGGCCGTCGTGACCGTGCTCGCCGACTGGGCCAAGGGCCCCGGCGGCTGGGCGTCCGGAGCGGCTGACGCACCGCCCCGGCCGGTAGGTGTGGTCACCGTCGCCTCGCGCGGCAGGCCCCAGCTGGTCGGATCCCTCGGCAGCCGGATCGCCGAGGTCGGCCGGATGCCGCTGCTGGGCTCCGTCGAGTACGCGCCCGAGGCAATGGATACACGGATCTCACGTACCAACAGCGCCCAGCGGGTGCGAGCGCTGCACGAGGCGTTCACCGTGCCGCCCGAACTGGCCGAGGCGCTGGCGGCGGCCGACGGGCCCGTGCTGCTGGTCGACGATCTTTCGGACAGCGGCTGGACTCTCGCGGTGGCGGCGCGGCTGCTGCGCAGGGCAGGTGCAAGGGGGGTGTTTCCGCTGGTCCTTGCCATTCAAACGTGA
- a CDS encoding DUF4192 domain-containing protein — MNKHHEPTGPADEQQITLRGPSELADALPYMMGFHPNDSIVLVALHGSRGRFGGRLRLGIPRSPREWSPVAEQLAECLIEGSERRGSRPDGIVVFLCQDPAEGETSRLVMERLRPLAQRLRTACGTFEVPVYEALCISGGRFWSYCCPDARCCPPEGNALALPGTSVMAAAAAYAGIQVRGSLREMEGRLAPWTTPAVADQEKALDAAGAALLPRILDGAGREQVATETLALAGRMMKRIAETPRTGGWAESDVADDRLIAHDEAAALILGLQDRETRDRAAEWMEGPDADPALRLWRAMARRCVGPYSEHAAAPLTLAGWVAWSAGDETGARVALGLALSVDPEYVFARLLHQACNEGLDPETLRSCLRTAGGAAADSGTRRSGARKHRPRPQQARPATGKKGMPGSGTRPGAPAPGNRSRARRRSGDRGTRSGR; from the coding sequence ATGAACAAGCACCACGAACCCACCGGTCCGGCCGACGAGCAGCAGATCACCCTGCGCGGTCCGTCCGAATTGGCCGATGCCCTCCCGTACATGATGGGCTTCCATCCGAACGATTCGATTGTGCTCGTCGCATTGCACGGCAGCCGCGGCCGCTTCGGCGGGCGGCTGAGGCTCGGCATTCCACGCTCGCCGCGTGAATGGTCGCCCGTGGCCGAGCAGCTCGCGGAGTGCCTGATCGAAGGCAGTGAGCGCCGCGGCTCCCGCCCCGACGGCATCGTCGTCTTCCTCTGCCAGGACCCGGCCGAAGGCGAGACGAGCCGGTTGGTGATGGAGCGGTTGCGCCCCCTCGCACAACGGCTGCGCACCGCCTGCGGCACCTTCGAAGTGCCTGTCTACGAGGCTCTTTGCATCTCCGGCGGCCGATTCTGGTCCTACTGCTGCCCCGACGCGCGCTGCTGTCCGCCCGAAGGCAATGCACTGGCCCTGCCGGGTACTTCGGTGATGGCCGCGGCCGCCGCCTACGCCGGAATCCAAGTACGCGGCTCCCTCCGGGAGATGGAGGGCAGGCTCGCTCCCTGGACGACCCCGGCAGTTGCCGACCAGGAGAAGGCGCTGGACGCCGCAGGTGCCGCGCTGCTGCCCCGGATCCTTGACGGAGCGGGTCGTGAGCAGGTTGCTACGGAGACCCTCGCGCTGGCCGGCCGAATGATGAAGCGCATCGCCGAGACACCAAGGACCGGTGGCTGGGCCGAGTCCGATGTCGCGGACGACCGGCTCATCGCGCATGACGAAGCCGCCGCACTGATCCTCGGCCTTCAGGACCGGGAGACCCGAGACCGGGCCGCGGAATGGATGGAGGGACCGGACGCAGACCCGGCGCTGCGGCTCTGGCGGGCGATGGCCCGCCGGTGCGTCGGCCCGTACTCCGAGCACGCCGCCGCACCGCTCACCCTCGCCGGCTGGGTCGCCTGGTCCGCCGGCGACGAAACCGGCGCACGAGTCGCCCTCGGACTCGCCCTGAGCGTCGACCCGGAGTACGTGTTCGCCCGACTGCTGCACCAAGCCTGTAATGAGGGCCTGGACCCGGAGACGCTGCGCAGCTGTCTGCGCACGGCAGGCGGTGCGGCGGCGGACTCGGGGACCCGCAGGAGCGGCGCGCGCAAGCACCGTCCACGGCCGCAGCAGGCCCGGCCGGCCACCGGTAAGAAGGGCATGCCGGGCTCCGGGACACGTCCCGGAGCGCCGGCGCCGGGGAATCGCAGCCGCGCCCGCAGGCGCAGCGGGGACCGCGGCACCAGGAGCGGGCGATGA
- a CDS encoding NUDIX hydrolase produces the protein MSPYDPSAFPPFAVTVDLVVLTVRRHALCALVVRRGEPPFQGRWALPGGFVRGDEDLAAAAARELAEETGLCAHDPASPAPGNGAHLEQLATYGDPKRDPRMRVVSVAHLVLAPDLPAPRAGGDANSARWASVEDHLGQENGFGREGEQPAPLAFDHARILADGVERARSKIEYSSLATAFCPPEFTVGELRRVYEAVWGVALDPRNFHRKVTGTPGFLVPAGGTTTRQGGRPAQLFRAGGATVLNPPMLRPEV, from the coding sequence ATGTCGCCCTACGACCCGTCGGCCTTTCCGCCCTTCGCCGTCACCGTCGACCTGGTCGTGCTCACCGTGCGCCGCCATGCACTCTGCGCGCTGGTCGTACGCCGCGGAGAGCCGCCGTTCCAGGGTCGGTGGGCGCTGCCCGGTGGCTTTGTCAGGGGCGACGAGGATCTGGCGGCGGCGGCAGCGCGCGAGCTCGCCGAGGAGACCGGGCTGTGTGCCCACGACCCCGCCTCGCCGGCGCCGGGCAATGGCGCGCATCTCGAGCAGCTCGCCACCTACGGCGACCCCAAGCGGGATCCCCGTATGCGGGTCGTGAGCGTCGCCCATCTGGTGCTCGCACCGGACCTGCCCGCACCCCGCGCGGGCGGTGACGCGAACAGCGCGCGCTGGGCCTCGGTCGAGGACCACCTGGGCCAGGAGAACGGGTTCGGCCGGGAGGGCGAGCAGCCCGCCCCGCTCGCCTTTGACCATGCGCGGATCCTGGCGGACGGGGTGGAGCGGGCCCGATCCAAGATCGAGTACTCCTCGCTGGCCACGGCCTTCTGCCCGCCGGAGTTCACGGTCGGTGAGCTGCGACGGGTGTACGAAGCGGTGTGGGGCGTCGCTCTCGACCCCCGGAACTTCCACCGCAAGGTGACCGGCACCCCGGGCTTCCTGGTCCCGGCCGGCGGGACCACCACCCGCCAGGGCGGCCGCCCCGCTCAGCTCTTCCGGGCTGGTGGCGCCACCGTACTCAATCCGCCGATGCTGCGCCCGGAGGTCTGA